The following is a genomic window from Cupriavidus taiwanensis.
CGCGCTGCACGACGCGCGCCGGGCGCTGTTCCACGCGCAGCAGGCGCGCGCCGCGGCGATGGCGGCGGGGCAGGGCGAGCGCGGTGCGTTGCGCATCGGCTTTATCGGCTCGGCCACCTATGCGCTGCTGCCCAAGCTGATCCCGGCATTCCGCGCCGCGCATCCGGGCATCGAGCTGATCCTGCATGAATCGACCACCGCCGCGATCCTTGACCGGCTGGAGAAGCACCAGATCGACGCCGGGCTGGTGCGCTTCCCGGTGCTGAGCAGCGGCGGCTACACGCTGACCCCGCTCGAGAACGATGTCTTCGTCGCCGCCGTGCCGGCGGACAGCCCGCTGGCGCGCGCGGAAGCCATCGCGCTGCGCGCGCTGGCCGACCAGCCCTTCATCATGTATCCGGCGGCGCAGGTGCCCAACCTGCATGCGGTGGCGATGCTGCTGTGCCAGCAAGCGGGCTTCGTGCCGCGCGTGACGCAGGAGGCGGTGCAGGTGCAGACCCAGGTCAGCCTGGTGGAAAGCGGGCTGGGCGTGGCGCTGGTGCCGAGCGTGGCGGCGCGCTATGCCAACCGGCGCGTGCGCTTCCTGCCGTTGTCGAGCCCGCGGCCGGCGGGCCGCATCGGCATTGCGCTGGCGGCGCGGCCCGATGACGGCGACCGCCAGGTGCAGCGCTTCCTGGCGGCGGCGCAGGCGGCGGTGAAGTAGCGGGCGCTGCCGTACGCTACCGTACTCTACGTCAGGCGGCGCGCGGGCGCGGCGCGCGCGGCCGGATCGCCGAACTCACGCCGGCACGCTCGAGGTTCACGCCCGGCAGCAGGTGCAGCAGCCGCACCAGTTCGGACTGGCGATGCGTGCCGGTCTTGCGCAGCGTGTCGCGGATATGCACGCGCACGGTATGCGGCGAGAGGAACTCGCGCTCGGCGATTTCGTTGAGGGTCTCGCCGGCGGCCAGCCGGATGGCGATGATGCTTTCCTTGCGCGACAGCCCGAACAGCGAGGTCAGCACGCCCGCGTCCAGCACCGAACGCGATTCGGAGTTGCCCAGCAGCAGCATCGCCGCCGGCAGTTGCCACGGGCCCTCGACCGGCTGGCGCGACACCAGCGGCGTGACGATGATCGGCACCGGCTGCCCGCCCGAGGTGATATGCATCCACGAGCCTGAAGCAGCGTCGGCGCCGCGGCCGCGTATGGCGCCGTCGAGCAGCTTGCGCAGCACCGCCTGCAGCGTGTCGCTGTGGGCGCGCAGCACGCCGTCCTGCAGCGACAGGTGGCTGTCGGCCTGCACCAGCGCCTCGGCCCAGCTGTTGGCGTAGCGCACGCGCAGGTCGGCCTGCAGCACCATCACGCCGAAGTCCAGCGTATCGAGCCCGGCCAGGCCCAGGCTGGCCAGCCCGCTCAGTTCAAAGTTGCGCTGCTGCATGCGCGCGGCGCGCACCCAGTGCGGCATGACCTGCGACAGGCGCCGCTCGCGCTGGCCCGTGCTGATGCTGCCGGCGTTGGTGCCGCTCATCAGCACGCAGACCTCGGCGTTCTCGACCAGGCGGATGCCCTGTTCCAGTTCGCTGCAGGCCAGCGCCGCAGCGGCGGTCGCGGTGCCGCCGCCGCATGGCTCGGCCGCGTCAAACAGGGTGCGGCCGGTGTCGCCGCAAGGCAGGTCGAGCGGCCCGGGCAGGCAGTCGGGCAGGCTGGCGCCGCTGGTGAAGCAGCCGTGCGGGGTCACGCCCAGCCGGGCATGGCCGGCCAGCTTGTCCCAGATCAGGTAGCGCGGGCTGACGGTGCAGGTGTAGCGGGAGAAGAGATCGAGGGCGGCGGGCATGGCCGCGACGTCCAGCGCGGACTCATAGATGGAGTCGACCAGACGATGGAAGTCCTCGTCCGTTGTCGGGTGTTCGCCCATGTTCAGATCCCCCCGGTGGCAAACGCCTCTTGCTCTGCGCCACGGCAAGTGGCCACATCCCTACGTGTTATCGGTTCCGTTCTGGCGTTCTGTAGTGGCGCCGATACGGCTGCTGCGGGCAACGCGCCTGTCGGCTGCGCTTGCCGTACCGCAATCATGCCAAACAATTTTGTATGTTTTATACCCCGTTTTGGGAGGGGAAACCCCGATTGTGCGCCGCAAGATTCTTGCCAGCCCCCGTCCGGCGGCCCTTGCGGCGGCCTGAGCCAGCCGTGGTCAGGGGGC
Proteins encoded in this region:
- a CDS encoding helix-turn-helix transcriptional regulator, which codes for MGEHPTTDEDFHRLVDSIYESALDVAAMPAALDLFSRYTCTVSPRYLIWDKLAGHARLGVTPHGCFTSGASLPDCLPGPLDLPCGDTGRTLFDAAEPCGGGTATAAAALACSELEQGIRLVENAEVCVLMSGTNAGSISTGQRERRLSQVMPHWVRAARMQQRNFELSGLASLGLAGLDTLDFGVMVLQADLRVRYANSWAEALVQADSHLSLQDGVLRAHSDTLQAVLRKLLDGAIRGRGADAASGSWMHITSGGQPVPIIVTPLVSRQPVEGPWQLPAAMLLLGNSESRSVLDAGVLTSLFGLSRKESIIAIRLAAGETLNEIAEREFLSPHTVRVHIRDTLRKTGTHRQSELVRLLHLLPGVNLERAGVSSAIRPRAPRPRAA
- a CDS encoding LysR family transcriptional regulator, coding for MDLRQLQQFVALAETGNFHRAAERLHMAQPPLSISIRKLEEQLGTALFVRTSRGVRLTQAGEAALHDARRALFHAQQARAAAMAAGQGERGALRIGFIGSATYALLPKLIPAFRAAHPGIELILHESTTAAILDRLEKHQIDAGLVRFPVLSSGGYTLTPLENDVFVAAVPADSPLARAEAIALRALADQPFIMYPAAQVPNLHAVAMLLCQQAGFVPRVTQEAVQVQTQVSLVESGLGVALVPSVAARYANRRVRFLPLSSPRPAGRIGIALAARPDDGDRQVQRFLAAAQAAVK